One genomic region from Granulicatella adiacens ATCC 49175 encodes:
- a CDS encoding cold-shock protein, whose amino-acid sequence MEQGTVKWFNSEKGFGFIEREGGNDVFVHFSAIQSEGFKTLEEGQAVQFDVEEGARGPQAANVVKL is encoded by the coding sequence ATGGAACAAGGTACAGTAAAATGGTTTAACTCAGAAAAAGGTTTTGGGTTTATCGAACGTGAAGGTGGAAACGATGTATTCGTACACTTCTCAGCAATCCAATCTGAAGGATTCAAAACATTAGAAGAAGGACAAGCAGTTCAATTCGATGTTGAAGAAGGCGCTCGTGGACCACAAGCAGCTAACGTAGTTAAACTATAA
- the radC gene encoding RadC family protein — translation MIESRLLEVPLSAMPRERLERYGAKVLETHELLAILLRTGSKDLNVLQLSIVVLNTFEDLHSLKMASLDELMHINGIGRTKAIELKAAIELGARLNKASQMKLGKITSSKMAGQWIVEELKDAYQEHLVALYLNTKNEVIKKKMIFIGGLNSAVAHPREIFREAVRYSAARVIIGHNHPSGNPEPSQADIDFTKRLMDCGELMGIELLDHFIVGGEHFISLKEIGVL, via the coding sequence ATGATTGAATCGAGATTATTAGAAGTACCTTTAAGCGCCATGCCACGAGAACGCCTCGAACGGTATGGCGCTAAAGTGCTTGAAACCCATGAATTATTAGCTATTTTACTAAGGACAGGTTCTAAAGATTTGAATGTATTACAATTATCCATTGTGGTTTTGAATACTTTTGAAGATTTGCATTCGTTAAAGATGGCAAGTCTGGACGAACTCATGCACATTAATGGGATTGGACGAACAAAGGCCATTGAACTAAAGGCGGCCATTGAACTAGGAGCCAGACTAAACAAAGCTTCTCAGATGAAACTAGGAAAAATCACGTCTTCTAAAATGGCGGGGCAGTGGATTGTAGAAGAGTTAAAAGATGCCTATCAAGAACATCTTGTAGCGCTCTATTTGAATACTAAGAATGAAGTAATAAAAAAGAAAATGATTTTCATCGGCGGATTAAATAGTGCTGTTGCTCATCCAAGAGAAATCTTTCGGGAAGCAGTGAGATATTCGGCAGCACGTGTCATCATTGGACATAATCATCCGAGTGGGAATCCTGAACCGTCTCAAGCAGATATTGATTTTACCAAAAGACTGATGGATTGTGGGGAATTAATGGGGATTGAACTTCTAGATCATTTTATTGTGGGGGGAGAGCATTTTATTTCTTTGAAAGAAATCGGAGTATTGTAA
- a CDS encoding bifunctional folylpolyglutamate synthase/dihydrofolate synthase produces MIQEWLKKSESIPRKHGLYRMEAILGALGNPERELKSIHIAGTNGKGSTAAMVTAFAKAHGLRVGTFTSPHMDSIRERIQLDGVPLEEEPFWQAASVVREVESRLFEEWGAFNYFEILTAMMFVVFQQEAVDLAIIEVGIGGLLDNTNVGHPLVSVITTIGLDHQDLLGSSLEEITAQKAGIIKSGQQVVVGPVTRECMDVIRGVASEKGAAVQAFGEAFSLVEDSYQDEALTIPLGQLALHGAFQKENASVAIRACQAWMEATGRSMQAEFIEAALPVVSWPGRMEVLQDTPLIIIDGAHNLPAIERLIQNMTERFGKKQTLLFSALTRKDSQQMLARLQEALPDVNIILTSFHPSRGLSIARSDVEAYLDSPKISFEESFEEVIERFACSIDDKSELWVTGSLYFIAEVRHWWNNRKPKEE; encoded by the coding sequence ATGATTCAAGAGTGGTTAAAAAAGAGCGAGAGTATTCCTCGCAAACATGGGTTGTACCGTATGGAGGCTATCTTAGGGGCGCTTGGCAATCCGGAACGTGAATTGAAGAGTATTCATATCGCAGGAACGAATGGAAAAGGGTCGACTGCTGCGATGGTGACGGCCTTTGCAAAGGCGCATGGATTGCGAGTAGGGACATTCACTTCACCGCATATGGACAGTATCAGGGAACGCATTCAGCTAGACGGAGTGCCTCTTGAAGAAGAGCCGTTCTGGCAAGCTGCATCGGTCGTAAGAGAGGTGGAGAGCCGCTTGTTCGAAGAGTGGGGAGCCTTTAATTATTTTGAGATTTTAACGGCGATGATGTTTGTCGTCTTTCAACAAGAAGCTGTCGACCTTGCGATTATTGAAGTCGGGATTGGCGGCCTGCTGGATAATACGAATGTTGGCCATCCACTCGTCAGTGTCATCACGACGATTGGCTTAGACCATCAAGACTTACTTGGAAGTTCTTTGGAAGAAATTACCGCGCAAAAAGCAGGCATTATTAAGTCTGGGCAGCAAGTGGTCGTCGGACCAGTCACGCGTGAATGTATGGATGTAATTCGTGGAGTCGCTAGTGAGAAAGGCGCAGCTGTGCAGGCATTTGGCGAAGCTTTTTCACTAGTAGAGGATTCGTATCAAGACGAAGCATTGACGATTCCGCTGGGACAGTTAGCCCTCCACGGAGCCTTCCAGAAGGAGAATGCGAGCGTTGCGATTCGAGCGTGCCAAGCATGGATGGAAGCAACGGGAAGAAGTATGCAGGCTGAGTTCATCGAAGCAGCTCTCCCTGTCGTTTCGTGGCCAGGGCGCATGGAAGTGTTGCAAGACACGCCACTTATTATCATTGATGGTGCTCATAATTTGCCTGCCATCGAGCGACTCATACAAAACATGACGGAACGCTTTGGCAAGAAACAGACACTCTTATTTAGTGCGCTTACTCGAAAGGATAGTCAACAAATGCTTGCAAGATTACAAGAAGCTCTTCCAGATGTGAACATCATCTTAACGAGTTTCCATCCTTCAAGAGGCCTGTCGATAGCTAGAAGTGACGTGGAAGCGTACTTAGATTCTCCCAAGATTTCCTTTGAAGAAAGCTTTGAAGAAGTTATCGAACGGTTTGCCTGCTCGATAGATGATAAGAGCGAATTATGGGTGACGGGCTCTCTCTATTTTATCGCTGAAGTTCGTCATTGGTGGAACAACCGCAAGCCTAAAGAAGAGTAG